A genomic stretch from Alosa sapidissima isolate fAloSap1 chromosome 3, fAloSap1.pri, whole genome shotgun sequence includes:
- the s1pr2 gene encoding sphingosine 1-phosphate receptor 2, with translation MTSAGHANVVCHAVAMRGKYSQYYNKTLIQVHYMVAKHMNQSELDERMRKKDSLNSLSIFFVVICSIIILENLLVLVAVFRNKKFHSAMFFFIGNLAFSDLLAGSAYIANICLSGPRTFELVPVQWFIREGTAFIALAASVFSLLAIAIERYIAITKVKVYGSNKTCRMFLLISACWVTSILLGGLPIIGWNCINDLEECSAVLPLNSKRYILFVVAIFSIILLSIVILYVRIYLIVRHSHQETAANSQAYSLLKTVTIVLGVFIVCWLPAFTVLLLDTSCPMKSCPILQKADIFFGFATLNSALNPVIYTLRSKDMRKEFLRVLCCWGLLRSTDHCVPLKSSSSLDHCTNKHEHQSMPIMQECTTCV, from the coding sequence ATGACTAGTGCAGGACACGCCAACGTGGTCTGCCACGCCGTCGCCATGAGGGGCAAGTATTCGCAGTACTACAACAAGACCCTGATCCAGGTACACTACATGGTGGCCAAGCACATGAACCAGAGCGAGCTGGATGAGCGCATGCGGAAGAAGGACAGCCTCAACTCGCTCAGCATCTTCTTCGTGGTCATCTGCAGCATCATCATCCTGGAGAACCTGCTGGTGCTCGTGGCCGTCTTCCGCAACAAGAAGTTTCACTCAGCCATGTTCTTCTTCATCGGCAACCTGGCCTTCTCCGACCTGCTGGCCGGCTCGGCGTACATCGCCAACATCTGCCTGTCGGGCCCGCGGACATTCGAGCTGGTGCCTGTGCAGTGGTTCATCCGCGAGGGCACTGCTTTCATCGCGCTGGCTGCCTCGGTCTTCAGCCTGTTGGCCATCGCCATCGAGCGCTACATTGCCATCACCAAGGTCAAGGTGTACGGCTCCAACAAGACGTGCCGCATGTTCCTGCTCATCTCCGCCTGCTGGGTCACGTCCATCCTGCTGGGCGGCCTGCCCATCATCGGCTGGAACTGCATCAACGACCTGGAAGAGTGCTCGGCCGTGCTGCCGCTCAACTCCAAGCGTTACATCCTCTTTGTGGTGGCCATCTTCAGCATCATCCTGCTCTCCATCGTCATCCTCTACGTGCGCATCTACCTGATAGTGCGCCACAGCCACCAGGAGACGGCCGCCAACTCGCAGGCGTACTCGCTGCTCAAGACGGTCACCATCGTGCTGGGCGTCTTCATCGTCTGCTGGCTGCCTGCCTTCACCGTCCTCTTGCTGGACACGTCCTGCCCCATGAAATCGTGCCCCATCCTGCAGAAGGCTGACATCTTTTTCGGCTTCGCCACGCTCAACTCGGCGCTCAACCCAGTCATCTACACACTGCGGAGCAAGGACATGCGTAAGGAGTTCCTGCGCGTGCTGTGCTGCTGGGGCCTGCTGCGGTCCACTGACCACTGCGTGCCGCTCAAGAGCTCCAGCTCGCTGGACCACTGCACCAACAAACATGAACACCAGAGCATGCCCATCATGCAGGAGTGCACCACCTGCGTCTGA